The Actinomyces sp. oral taxon 414 genome has a segment encoding these proteins:
- a CDS encoding glutathione transferase — MSIPISHRFTDDDLPVEAGRYRLVASGSCPWCRRVLIARRLLGLTEAIPVSWSYGRGADGFWELTDGSGEPGVDPVLEASSLAEVYERTPGYEPPPTVPALVDMTSGQVVSDDSGDMLFDLATAWRPLHREGAPDLYPLNRRNSTDAWDAWLTAHVNDPHGTATHSKDEDRASEAANTVLIAFDVIDTLLARATRMEASREAALTVQAVPPLSAVVSVEQFLCGAAPTGSDIRLFTTVQAYEYGGRSYYPGGEAPSIAFWPALARWFRALEARSGWVGPEERSALGL; from the coding sequence ATGTCCATCCCCATCTCGCACCGCTTCACCGACGACGATCTTCCCGTCGAGGCCGGCCGCTACCGGCTCGTCGCCTCGGGCTCGTGTCCATGGTGCCGCCGCGTTCTCATCGCCCGGCGCCTGCTCGGGCTGACCGAGGCGATCCCCGTGTCCTGGAGCTACGGGCGCGGCGCCGACGGCTTCTGGGAGCTGACCGACGGCAGCGGCGAGCCCGGCGTCGACCCCGTCCTGGAGGCCAGTTCCCTGGCCGAGGTCTACGAGCGGACCCCCGGCTACGAGCCGCCGCCGACGGTGCCGGCCCTCGTGGACATGACGAGCGGGCAGGTCGTCTCCGACGACTCCGGCGACATGCTCTTCGACCTGGCCACCGCCTGGCGGCCGCTGCACCGCGAGGGCGCCCCCGACCTCTACCCGCTCAACCGGCGCAACTCCACCGACGCCTGGGACGCCTGGCTGACGGCGCACGTCAACGACCCCCACGGGACCGCCACCCACTCCAAGGACGAGGACCGGGCCTCCGAGGCCGCCAACACGGTCCTCATCGCCTTCGACGTCATTGACACCCTGCTGGCGCGCGCCACCCGCATGGAGGCCTCGCGCGAGGCGGCCCTCACGGTGCAGGCCGTCCCGCCGCTGTCCGCCGTCGTCTCCGTGGAGCAGTTCCTGTGCGGGGCCGCGCCCACCGGCAGCGACATCCGGCTGTTCACCACCGTCCAGGCCTACGAGTACGGCGGACGCAGCTACTACCCGGGCGGGGAGGCGCCGTCGATCGCCTTCTGGCCGGCGCTGGCCCGGTGGTTCCGGGCGCTGGAGGCCCGCAGCGGCTGGGTCGGCCCCGAGGAGCGCAGCGCCCTGGGCCTGTAG